A window of Microcystis aeruginosa FD4 contains these coding sequences:
- a CDS encoding ion transporter, which produces MLPFRAKIAFYLEDVTTAIGLTVNLLILALILLSLGIYVAQTYPLSATWQMWLRQLDWVILSLFSLEYLIRFWCAESKLGFVFNIFSILDLLSILPLFFGFFDIRFFRIFRWFRILRVIRFFGSDLSIFQIKTSDQIVFIRILLTLFSIIFVYAGLIYQIEHPINPQVYRTFFDAFYFAVVTMTTVGFGDVTPLSDGGKMVTVLMILTGVLLIPLQISDLTKQILKSGNQIDYPCPACSLPRHDIDANFCKNCGAKLLKKPD; this is translated from the coding sequence ATGCTCCCTTTTCGTGCCAAAATAGCTTTTTATTTAGAGGATGTCACCACGGCGATCGGACTGACGGTAAATCTGCTTATCTTAGCATTAATTTTACTCTCTTTGGGGATTTATGTGGCTCAAACCTATCCCTTATCCGCCACTTGGCAAATGTGGTTACGTCAGCTTGATTGGGTAATTTTAAGCTTATTTTCCCTAGAGTATTTAATTCGGTTTTGGTGTGCGGAATCAAAACTAGGCTTTGTTTTTAACATTTTTTCTATCCTAGATTTATTATCAATTCTGCCCCTATTTTTTGGTTTTTTTGATATTAGATTTTTTAGAATTTTTCGCTGGTTTAGAATTTTGCGAGTCATTCGTTTTTTTGGTTCCGATCTTTCTATTTTTCAAATTAAAACTTCCGATCAGATAGTATTTATTCGCATTTTACTAACTCTATTTTCGATTATTTTTGTCTATGCAGGTTTAATTTATCAGATCGAACACCCAATTAATCCCCAAGTTTATCGGACATTTTTTGATGCTTTTTACTTCGCCGTTGTGACTATGACTACCGTAGGATTTGGGGATGTAACTCCCCTTTCTGATGGAGGCAAAATGGTGACAGTTTTAATGATTTTAACGGGAGTTTTGTTAATTCCCTTGCAAATTAGCGATCTGACTAAACAAATATTAAAATCTGGCAATCAAATTGATTATCCTTGTCCAGCTTGTAGTCTACCCCGTCACGATATAGATGCCAATTTTTGTAAAAACTGTGGGGCAAAACTCTTAAAAAAACCTGATTGA
- a CDS encoding ATP synthase subunit I, with product MREYYQLQNTLLITTLILSGLIFIPVWLFYSLNTALNYLLGAMVGVVYLKLLAGEVEKLGVTKNRVGKKGLALFAGLIIIASRWQELHIVPVFLGFLTYKGAIIVYTLQTIFKLEQKADS from the coding sequence ATGCGGGAATACTATCAACTACAAAACACTTTATTGATCACCACCCTGATCTTAAGCGGTCTGATCTTTATCCCTGTGTGGCTGTTTTATTCCCTCAATACCGCCCTTAATTACCTATTGGGGGCAATGGTGGGAGTTGTTTACCTAAAACTCCTAGCCGGGGAAGTGGAAAAATTGGGGGTAACGAAAAATCGGGTGGGCAAAAAAGGATTAGCCCTATTCGCTGGATTAATCATCATCGCCAGTCGTTGGCAAGAACTGCACATAGTGCCAGTTTTTTTGGGTTTTTTGACCTATAAAGGGGCGATCATCGTCTATACTCTGCAAACCATCTTCAAGCTGGAGCAGAAAGCCGATTCCTGA
- the atpB gene encoding F0F1 ATP synthase subunit A, with protein MLDSLSVLNFYSLASLEVGQHWYWHIGGLKIHGQVIAVSWIVFAILIIASIAATRKIQKVPSGIQNLMEYVLEFLRDLAKNQLGEKEYRPWLPFIGTLFLFIFVSNWLGALIPWKLIELPEGELAAPTNDINTTVALALLTSLAYFYAGISKKGLGYFAHYLEPIPVLLPIKILEDFTKPLSLSFRLFGNILADELVVAVLVFLVPLVVPLPLMALGLFTSAIQALVFATLAGAYIHEALESEHEEEHA; from the coding sequence ATGTTAGACAGTTTAAGTGTGCTTAATTTTTATAGCCTCGCTTCCCTGGAAGTGGGACAACACTGGTACTGGCACATCGGCGGACTAAAAATTCACGGGCAAGTGATCGCGGTCTCCTGGATCGTCTTCGCTATCTTAATCATCGCCTCGATCGCCGCTACCCGCAAGATCCAGAAAGTTCCTAGCGGTATTCAAAACCTGATGGAGTACGTCCTGGAATTTCTGCGCGATTTAGCCAAAAACCAGCTAGGAGAAAAGGAATATCGACCCTGGTTGCCCTTCATCGGCACCCTATTTTTATTTATTTTCGTTTCTAACTGGTTAGGGGCCTTGATTCCTTGGAAGTTAATCGAACTGCCCGAAGGAGAATTAGCCGCCCCCACTAACGACATCAATACCACGGTGGCGTTAGCCCTACTGACTTCCCTCGCTTACTTCTACGCGGGTATCAGTAAAAAAGGACTCGGTTACTTCGCTCACTACCTAGAGCCGATTCCCGTGCTATTACCGATCAAAATTTTAGAAGACTTTACCAAACCCCTCTCCCTCAGCTTCCGTCTTTTCGGGAACATCCTCGCGGATGAGTTGGTAGTAGCCGTATTAGTCTTCCTTGTCCCCCTAGTCGTACCCCTACCCCTGATGGCTCTCGGTTTATTTACCAGCGCTATTCAGGCCCTTGTCTTCGCCACCCTTGCCGGGGCCTATATCCATGAGGCACTGGAATCGGAACACGAAGAAGAACACGCTTAA
- the atpE gene encoding ATP synthase F0 subunit C, which produces MNPTVAAASVIAAALAVGLAAIGPGVGQGTASGEAVSGIARQPEAEGRIRGTLLLSLAFMESLTIYGLVIALVLLFANPFA; this is translated from the coding sequence ATGAACCCCACAGTAGCTGCCGCTTCCGTTATCGCCGCCGCCCTCGCCGTTGGTTTAGCCGCTATCGGCCCCGGTGTTGGTCAAGGTACTGCTTCTGGAGAAGCTGTTTCCGGTATCGCCCGTCAACCCGAAGCTGAAGGAAGAATTCGTGGTACCCTTCTCCTCAGCTTGGCATTCATGGAATCCTTAACCATCTACGGCTTGGTTATCGCTCTCGTTTTACTGTTCGCTAACCCCTTCGCCTAA
- a CDS encoding F0F1 ATP synthase subunit B' has translation MFDFDATLPVMALQFILLAVILNAVFYKPLSKVLDERAEYIRQTEGGAKEQLAKTEALVQEYELQLSSARKQSQEIIAQAQAEAQKLASERVAAAQKEAIARKEAVAAEIAQQKEEAFRSLEGQVASLSRQILEKLLGPELVR, from the coding sequence ATGTTTGATTTCGATGCCACCCTGCCAGTGATGGCACTACAGTTTATTCTTTTGGCAGTGATCCTGAACGCCGTTTTTTATAAACCCCTCAGTAAAGTTTTAGATGAACGGGCGGAGTATATTCGGCAAACGGAAGGCGGAGCCAAAGAACAACTAGCCAAAACCGAAGCACTGGTACAAGAGTACGAATTGCAATTAAGTTCGGCTCGTAAACAATCCCAAGAGATTATCGCCCAAGCGCAAGCCGAGGCCCAAAAACTAGCCAGCGAAAGAGTTGCCGCAGCCCAAAAAGAAGCGATCGCTCGTAAAGAAGCCGTCGCCGCCGAAATTGCCCAACAGAAAGAAGAAGCCTTTCGTTCTCTAGAAGGACAAGTGGCCTCTCTTTCCCGTCAAATTCTTGAAAAACTCCTCGGCCCCGAACTCGTTCGCTAA
- a CDS encoding F0F1 ATP synthase subunit B, with amino-acid sequence MIIDTVLLLATEAKEAAAEGFGINTDILGTNLFNLSILLGLIIFYGRKVLGQILGERQSKIAEALAEAENRKNIAATALAEEQKKLALAKQEAEKIINNARDRAKTVTADIAAQADLDIQRMRESAAKDLSAEQDRVLVELRQRITALALANVESQLSTGLEESVQQTLIDRSLANLGGK; translated from the coding sequence ATGATCATCGACACAGTTTTATTATTAGCCACGGAGGCGAAGGAAGCGGCAGCAGAGGGATTCGGCATCAACACCGATATCTTAGGAACTAACCTATTTAACCTCTCAATTCTGCTCGGTTTAATCATCTTCTACGGCCGCAAAGTTCTCGGACAAATCCTCGGAGAACGTCAGTCGAAGATTGCTGAAGCTTTAGCCGAAGCTGAAAACCGGAAAAATATTGCCGCTACCGCCCTCGCCGAAGAACAGAAAAAACTCGCCCTGGCAAAACAAGAGGCGGAAAAAATTATCAATAACGCTCGAGATAGAGCTAAAACTGTCACCGCCGACATCGCCGCCCAAGCCGATCTGGATATTCAAAGAATGCGCGAAAGTGCCGCTAAGGATCTCTCGGCGGAACAGGATCGTGTTTTAGTAGAATTACGCCAAAGAATTACCGCTTTAGCCTTAGCTAATGTGGAATCCCAATTAAGCACCGGCCTGGAAGAATCGGTACAACAAACCCTAATTGATCGCAGTTTGGCCAACCTAGGAGGTAAATAG
- the atpH gene encoding ATP synthase F1 subunit delta produces the protein MQGSLISSEIAEPYAQALLSVAQSSGQLEAIGGEIKSLLELLENAPDLRAFIGNPVIKEEAKKAVLSQVMGSSANPYLTNFMMLLVDKRRIQFLEPVCQQYLTLARALTNTVLAEVSSATELNDSQKQIVIDKVKTLTGANVVELKTKVDGSLIGGVVIKVGSQVFDASIRGQLQRLSLSLR, from the coding sequence ATGCAGGGAAGTTTAATCAGTTCAGAAATAGCCGAACCCTACGCCCAAGCATTACTTTCCGTCGCCCAAAGCAGCGGACAATTAGAAGCGATCGGCGGCGAAATTAAATCCCTCTTGGAATTGCTAGAAAATGCTCCCGATCTAAGAGCTTTTATCGGCAATCCCGTCATCAAAGAAGAAGCTAAAAAAGCCGTTCTTTCCCAAGTAATGGGGAGCAGTGCCAATCCCTATTTAACTAACTTCATGATGTTATTAGTCGATAAACGTCGGATTCAATTTTTAGAACCCGTTTGTCAACAATATCTCACCCTAGCCAGAGCGCTGACTAACACGGTTTTAGCAGAAGTTTCCTCGGCCACCGAATTGAACGATAGCCAAAAACAAATCGTCATCGACAAAGTGAAAACCCTAACCGGGGCGAACGTGGTCGAACTGAAAACCAAAGTTGATGGCAGCCTCATCGGTGGTGTGGTGATCAAAGTCGGTTCCCAGGTCTTTGATGCCAGCATTCGCGGTCAACTACAACGCCTCAGCCTTTCCCTGCGCTAA
- the atpA gene encoding F0F1 ATP synthase subunit alpha: MVAIRPDEISTIIRQQIESYNQEVQVSNVGTVLQVGDGTARIYGLQQAMSGELLEFEDGTVGIALNLEEDNVGAVLMGDGFGIKEGGTVKATGKIAQVPVGDALVGRVVDALGRPIDGKGDILASETRLVESPAPGIVARKSVCEPMQTGITAIDAMIPVGRGQRELIIGDRKTGKTAIAIDTIINQKSEDVICVYVAIGQKASTVAQVIDTLTQRGAMDYTVVVAANANDPATLQYIAPYTGASIAEYFMYKGKATLVIYDDLTKQAQAYRQLSLLMRRPPGREAYPGDVFYLHSRLLERAAKLSDALGGGSMTALPIIETQAGDVSAYIPTNVISITDGQIFLSTDLFNAGFRPAINAGISVSRVGSAAQTKAMKKVAGKLKLELAQFDELEAFAQFASDLDAATQAQLARGQRLRQILKQPQNFPLAVWEQVAVVYAGLNGYLDDIATDKVIDFCTGLREYLKTSKPRYVEIVSTEKQLNDEAEGLLKDGINEYKQAFK, from the coding sequence ATGGTAGCTATCAGACCCGACGAAATTAGTACAATTATTCGTCAACAGATCGAATCCTATAACCAAGAAGTACAGGTCTCCAACGTGGGAACCGTCCTGCAAGTGGGTGACGGTACTGCCCGCATCTACGGCCTACAACAAGCCATGTCGGGAGAACTATTAGAATTTGAAGATGGAACCGTCGGCATCGCCCTTAACCTCGAAGAAGATAACGTCGGCGCAGTGTTAATGGGTGACGGTTTCGGGATTAAAGAAGGCGGTACGGTGAAAGCTACCGGTAAAATCGCTCAGGTTCCCGTGGGTGACGCCTTAGTCGGCCGCGTGGTTGATGCTCTCGGTCGTCCCATCGACGGGAAAGGAGACATCCTCGCCAGCGAAACCCGTCTGGTGGAATCCCCCGCCCCCGGTATTGTCGCTCGCAAATCCGTCTGTGAACCGATGCAAACTGGCATCACCGCTATCGATGCCATGATTCCCGTCGGTCGTGGTCAACGGGAGTTAATTATCGGTGACAGAAAAACTGGTAAAACAGCGATCGCCATTGACACGATCATTAACCAGAAAAGCGAAGACGTGATCTGTGTCTATGTCGCCATCGGTCAAAAAGCCTCCACCGTCGCCCAAGTAATCGACACCCTCACCCAAAGAGGCGCCATGGATTACACCGTGGTGGTGGCCGCTAACGCTAACGACCCCGCTACCCTCCAGTATATCGCCCCCTACACGGGAGCTTCGATCGCTGAATACTTCATGTATAAAGGCAAAGCGACCCTAGTTATCTACGATGACCTCACCAAACAGGCTCAAGCTTATCGTCAGCTATCCCTGCTTATGCGTCGTCCTCCCGGTCGGGAAGCTTACCCCGGCGACGTTTTCTATCTCCACTCCCGTTTACTAGAGCGCGCCGCTAAACTCAGCGATGCCCTCGGTGGTGGTAGCATGACCGCCCTGCCGATTATCGAAACCCAGGCCGGTGACGTTTCTGCCTACATTCCCACCAACGTAATTTCGATTACTGACGGTCAGATCTTCCTCTCCACCGACCTCTTTAACGCTGGTTTCCGTCCCGCAATTAACGCTGGTATTTCCGTATCCCGCGTGGGTTCGGCGGCCCAAACGAAAGCGATGAAGAAAGTTGCTGGTAAATTAAAACTAGAATTAGCCCAGTTTGACGAATTAGAAGCTTTTGCTCAATTCGCTTCCGACCTTGATGCGGCCACCCAAGCACAACTCGCTCGCGGTCAACGTCTGCGTCAAATCCTGAAACAGCCCCAAAACTTCCCCCTGGCCGTTTGGGAACAGGTCGCGGTGGTTTATGCCGGTTTAAACGGTTATCTCGACGATATCGCCACCGATAAAGTTATCGATTTCTGCACCGGTTTACGGGAATACCTGAAAACCAGCAAACCTCGCTACGTTGAGATCGTCAGCACTGAAAAACAACTCAACGACGAAGCAGAAGGCCTGCTCAAAGATGGCATCAACGAGTACAAACAGGCTTTCAAGTAA
- a CDS encoding F0F1 ATP synthase subunit gamma: MPNLKAIRDQIQSVKNTKKITEAMRLVAAAKVRRAQEQVLCTRPFADALAQVLYNLQGRLAFSDVNLPLLAQREVKTVALLVVTGDRGLCGGYNTNVIRRAEQRMNELKEQGINYQLVVAGRKAAQYFERRNAPIAAKFINLEQIPTADEAGTIGDELLSLFLSETVDRVELIYTRFISLISSTPVIQTLLPLTTQGLAVQDDEIFRLVTKEGKFKVQREKMASQPAQVFPQDMIFEQNPVQILDSLLPLYLNNQLLRALQESAASELAARMTAMSNASDNASELIGTLSRTYNKARQAAITQELLEVVAGANAL, encoded by the coding sequence ATGCCTAATCTCAAAGCGATTCGCGACCAAATTCAATCGGTCAAAAATACCAAAAAAATTACCGAGGCCATGCGTCTGGTGGCGGCCGCAAAAGTGCGTCGCGCCCAAGAACAAGTTCTCTGTACCCGTCCTTTTGCCGATGCCCTCGCTCAGGTACTTTATAATCTGCAAGGTCGTTTAGCCTTTAGTGATGTTAATTTACCCCTACTGGCCCAACGGGAAGTAAAAACCGTGGCTCTGTTGGTAGTGACAGGCGATCGAGGTCTTTGTGGCGGTTATAATACTAATGTCATTCGTCGTGCCGAACAACGGATGAATGAATTAAAAGAGCAAGGGATTAACTATCAATTAGTTGTTGCTGGCCGGAAAGCAGCACAATATTTCGAGCGCCGGAATGCTCCCATTGCCGCTAAATTTATTAACCTCGAACAGATTCCCACTGCCGATGAAGCTGGCACGATTGGGGATGAATTGCTTTCCTTATTTTTATCGGAAACAGTCGATCGCGTCGAGTTAATTTATACTCGTTTTATCTCCCTGATCAGTTCCACTCCGGTGATTCAAACCCTGTTACCTTTAACTACCCAAGGTTTAGCGGTACAGGATGACGAAATTTTCCGTTTGGTGACTAAAGAGGGAAAATTTAAGGTACAACGGGAAAAAATGGCCAGCCAACCGGCGCAGGTTTTTCCCCAAGACATGATTTTTGAGCAGAATCCCGTCCAAATTCTCGATTCTCTCCTACCTTTGTACTTAAATAACCAATTACTGCGCGCCCTCCAGGAATCGGCAGCCAGTGAATTAGCAGCCCGGATGACGGCGATGAGTAACGCCAGCGACAACGCCAGCGAGTTAATTGGGACTTTAAGCCGTACCTACAACAAAGCGCGGCAAGCAGCTATTACGCAAGAATTGTTAGAAGTAGTAGCGGGGGCAAACGCTCTCTAG
- a CDS encoding AAA family ATPase — protein MLTSVTLRNFKSYQEATLSLAPITFLIGANASGKSNALEAIRLLSWLAKGSRLDDIERNIQSGNAIARGQAIDLFGAEKQYFTLATHIDNATDGWTDFEIEIGLLSDQLLIIGESVSKASKDQELPLYKIDGDPNPHTDEISVMYNNFKQGKNKPHIPCSNRQAIFYQLETPSRFRQSDTKSQKIIPEVTKVIRETLRNIIFLDPRPAVMRGYAYAKDNDIKEDGSNLSSVLYTVCQQGETQKTKLLDFIRSLPEQDITDIDFIITDRNDVMVRLIESFGNKKHQMDAPLLSDGTLRVLAIAATLLSANPGTFVIIEEIDNGVHPSRADNLVKQIRQIALERKLRVLITSHNPALLDAVPDSDIGNVLCCYRDTQAGDSRIVRLADLERFPELIVQGTLGQLMTKQVLDKFLKDKSTAEQRQQNALSWLEQLKQGEVA, from the coding sequence ATGTTAACATCGGTGACTCTTCGGAATTTCAAAAGCTATCAGGAGGCAACCTTGTCTCTAGCACCCATCACCTTTTTAATCGGTGCTAATGCGTCAGGGAAAAGTAATGCACTAGAAGCAATTCGCTTACTTTCGTGGTTAGCGAAAGGCAGCAGGTTAGATGACATTGAACGCAACATTCAAAGCGGGAATGCAATTGCTCGTGGACAAGCGATCGATCTTTTCGGTGCAGAAAAACAGTATTTTACCTTGGCAACACACATTGATAACGCTACTGACGGTTGGACTGATTTTGAGATTGAAATTGGGCTATTATCAGACCAACTTCTTATAATCGGAGAAAGTGTCAGTAAAGCTAGTAAAGATCAGGAATTACCACTTTACAAAATTGATGGCGATCCTAACCCGCATACCGATGAAATTAGTGTGATGTATAACAATTTCAAGCAAGGTAAAAATAAGCCTCACATACCTTGTTCTAACCGACAAGCTATTTTTTATCAATTGGAAACTCCCAGTCGATTTCGGCAAAGTGATACTAAATCACAAAAAATTATTCCAGAAGTTACTAAAGTAATTCGGGAAACCTTGAGGAATATTATCTTTCTTGATCCTCGTCCAGCAGTAATGCGGGGTTATGCTTACGCTAAAGATAATGATATTAAAGAAGATGGGTCTAACCTTTCTAGTGTTCTTTATACAGTTTGTCAGCAGGGAGAGACTCAAAAAACCAAGTTGCTTGACTTCATTCGTTCATTACCAGAGCAGGATATTACCGATATTGACTTTATCATTACAGACCGCAACGATGTTATGGTGAGACTAATAGAGTCTTTTGGGAACAAAAAACATCAGATGGATGCTCCTTTGTTGTCTGATGGTACTCTGAGAGTTTTAGCGATTGCTGCAACTCTACTAAGTGCAAATCCTGGAACTTTCGTAATTATTGAAGAGATCGATAATGGTGTTCATCCCAGTCGTGCAGATAATTTAGTTAAGCAAATTCGGCAGATCGCCTTAGAAAGAAAACTGAGGGTACTGATCACCTCCCATAACCCGGCGTTACTAGATGCAGTACCCGATAGTGATATTGGAAATGTACTTTGTTGTTACCGAGATACGCAAGCAGGAGATAGTCGTATTGTCCGATTAGCTGATTTAGAGCGTTTCCCCGAATTAATTGTGCAGGGAACTCTTGGTCAGTTGATGACTAAACAAGTATTAGATAAGTTCTTAAAGGATAAGTCCACAGCAGAACAACGTCAACAAAATGCGCTAAGTTGGTTAGAGCAATTAAAACAGGGAGAAGTAGCCTGA
- a CDS encoding transposase: MYSSSMTDEEWSIVEPLLPKKKLTCPPKWTKRQILDAIFYQLKNGCNWGDLPKDFPPYSTVFWHYKQWRSQGIIQKIREELHRRLRQQEKKTCGRL, encoded by the coding sequence ATGTACTCAAGTAGTATGACGGATGAAGAGTGGTCTATCGTAGAACCGCTATTGCCAAAGAAGAAATTGACTTGTCCGCCCAAATGGACAAAACGACAGATTTTAGACGCTATTTTCTATCAACTCAAAAATGGCTGTAATTGGGGTGACCTCCCGAAAGATTTCCCCCCCTACTCCACCGTGTTCTGGCATTATAAACAGTGGAGAAGTCAGGGAATCATCCAAAAAATAAGGGAAGAATTACATCGCCGATTACGACAACAAGAAAAAAAAACTTGTGGACGACTCTAA
- a CDS encoding DUF262 domain-containing protein, whose amino-acid sequence MPRTHLLDTRTSNFSDLIGNGKIYRVPPFQRDYSWKEENWEDLWQDIQTLYENPDSSHYMGAIVLQGSQRSDTDFTIIDGQQRLVTISILAIAIIEKIQTLIDRGEEAEANRERQRLLKSGYLSNKDLGSLKESSKLILNENNNDFYQSRLINFRPPRNPRSLAKSNQLLWKAFQYFSDSLQKLTSVVNSGKELAIFLTDTVAKRLLFIQINVEDELNAYTVFETLNARGIELSSTDLLKNYLFSLFRGADDLREGQRQWRGIIDTVTMEKFPEFLRYYLSLTRTRVRRERLFKRVRESIQNAESAFKLLEQLEEYSGLFIALNNPNDEFWQDTPDNIPYIREIELFGVKQAYPVLFSAYNKFSSENFTRLLKLVCIISFRYTIVSSLNPNELEGIYNKIAIAINNGEMTTPRQVFEGLRSVYVTDTKFVQDFSILSISTRGQKKKLVRYILWKLEMDESGRSNIAEDGFSIEHILPESPSDRWRVHFLDNEIEEMTYRIGNLIPLEANLNRQIGNQYYTDKQEIYQQSDYALARNIVPEEWTPDTIAKRQESLARRAVHIWKSDFV is encoded by the coding sequence ATGCCCCGTACTCATCTATTAGATACCCGAACCAGCAATTTTAGCGATCTCATCGGCAATGGCAAAATCTACCGAGTTCCCCCTTTTCAAAGAGATTATTCGTGGAAGGAAGAAAATTGGGAAGATCTCTGGCAGGATATTCAAACGCTCTATGAAAACCCCGATTCTAGTCATTACATGGGAGCGATCGTTTTACAGGGTTCCCAGCGATCGGATACGGATTTTACAATTATTGACGGACAACAACGATTGGTAACGATTAGTATTCTCGCTATAGCGATTATCGAAAAAATTCAAACGTTAATCGATCGGGGGGAAGAAGCGGAAGCGAATAGAGAACGACAACGGCTTCTCAAAAGCGGTTATTTGAGTAATAAAGATCTGGGTTCTTTAAAAGAATCTAGTAAATTAATTTTGAATGAAAATAATAATGATTTTTATCAAAGTCGTCTCATTAACTTTAGACCTCCTCGCAATCCTCGATCGCTCGCAAAATCCAACCAACTCCTATGGAAAGCTTTTCAATACTTTTCCGATTCATTGCAAAAGCTTACAAGCGTAGTTAACAGTGGAAAAGAACTGGCAATTTTTTTAACGGATACCGTTGCCAAAAGACTCTTATTTATTCAGATTAATGTTGAAGATGAATTGAATGCGTATACGGTTTTCGAGACCCTAAACGCTAGAGGGATAGAGCTAAGTTCAACCGATCTATTAAAAAATTATTTGTTTTCTCTTTTCCGAGGGGCGGATGATTTGCGAGAAGGACAACGACAGTGGAGAGGAATTATTGATACCGTTACAATGGAAAAATTCCCCGAGTTCCTACGTTACTATCTCAGCCTCACGCGGACGAGAGTAAGACGGGAACGTTTATTTAAAAGGGTTCGAGAGTCTATACAAAACGCTGAAAGCGCGTTTAAATTACTCGAACAACTCGAAGAATATAGTGGTCTTTTTATCGCTCTTAATAATCCCAATGATGAATTCTGGCAAGATACTCCAGATAATATCCCTTATATTCGAGAAATTGAACTATTTGGCGTAAAACAAGCCTATCCAGTTTTATTCTCGGCATACAATAAATTTTCAAGCGAGAACTTCACCCGCCTACTAAAATTGGTTTGTATAATTTCGTTTCGATACACGATTGTCAGTAGTCTTAACCCGAATGAGCTAGAAGGGATTTATAATAAGATAGCAATCGCCATAAATAATGGCGAAATGACGACTCCGAGGCAAGTTTTCGAGGGCTTGCGTTCGGTTTATGTCACGGATACTAAGTTCGTGCAGGATTTTTCGATTCTTTCGATTTCTACCAGAGGTCAAAAGAAAAAACTGGTTCGATATATTCTCTGGAAATTAGAAATGGACGAATCGGGTCGATCTAATATAGCGGAAGATGGATTCTCGATCGAGCATATTCTACCAGAATCGCCGAGCGATCGATGGCGCGTTCACTTTCTCGATAACGAGATCGAGGAAATGACCTATCGGATCGGTAACTTGATTCCTTTAGAAGCTAATTTGAATCGTCAAATCGGCAATCAATACTATACAGATAAACAAGAGATTTACCAACAAAGCGATTATGCTCTAGCGAGAAATATAGTACCAGAGGAATGGACACCGGACACGATCGCTAAACGTCAAGAAAGTTTAGCCCGACGAGCGGTTCATATTTGGAAATCCGACTTTGTTTGA